The genomic region TCAGGAGAAGAAGAGAATGTCTCCAGTGTAAAAATCGATTTACCTCCTATGAACGAATAGAAGAACACCAGTTAATGGTAATAAAAAAAGACAAAAGAAGAGAGCCTTTTGATCGGGAAAAGATTTTGTCAGGCCTAATTAAAGCATCAGAAAAACGACCGGTAAGTATTGAGACCATAGAAACCACTATTAATGATATTGAGAAGAAATTAAGAGATGACATGATAAAGGAAGTTCCGACGGCCCAGATAGGCGAAATGATCATGGATAGGCTTCATAGCATTGACCAAATTGCTTATGTTCGTTTTGCTTCTGTTTATCGGCAGTTCAAGGATGTACAAGAGTTTATAAAAGAGATAAAAGAAGTGCTTTCTTAGAAAAAAGCGCC from Candidatus Margulisiibacteriota bacterium harbors:
- a CDS encoding transcriptional regulator NrdR, whose translation is MRCPFCSYEEIKVIESRDTNDGKAIRRRRECLQCKNRFTSYERIEEHQLMVIKKDKRREPFDREKILSGLIKASEKRPVSIETIETTINDIEKKLRDDMIKEVPTAQIGEMIMDRLHSIDQIAYVRFASVYRQFKDVQEFIKEIKEVLS